The sequence GACGGACATGGTCGACATCGACGACATGCTGCCGTTCGTCATGCCGCACGTGCCCAGCGCGCCGCATCCGACGGTCTTGCGCAACATCCGCGCCGTGGTGCGCGAGCTCTGCCTGTACGCCGCCATCTGGCGCGAATACGACGACATCGTCATCGCCACTCCGGACAGCGAGTGCGTGTGCACAATCCCCGATGTGGCGATCGTCAAGATCGAGAAGGCATCGCTCGACGGCTTGGAGCTCCATCCCGTCACCATCGCGTGGCTCGATGAGAACGTTTCCCGCTGGGATATCGACCTCGACCAGACCAGCAACGCCCGCTGGATCACGCAGCTGAACCCGAACACCGTCACCATCGTGCCCAAGGCGACTGGCACGTTGCGGGTGCGCCTGGTGCTTCAGCCGTCGATCACGGCCGAGCAGATCCCCAATTTCATCCTGACCGACCATTCCGAGATGATCGGCATGGCGGCGGCCGGCCGCGTGATGCTCACGCCCAAGACTGAGTACACCAACCCCCAGCTGGGCGCCGCCTACAAGCAGATGTTCGATTCCTACATCGCTCGCATGGATCGCGAAGCGTCCAAGGGCCAGCAGCGCGCCCGTCTCCGCACCAAGCCTCAGTTCATCTGACCAACGAAAGAGCCGGATCATGTCTCTCGGCAATACCTTCGAAAACGACCTCGCGAAGCTGATCTTCAACGCTACGCCGATCGCCAATTTGGCCGACAACGCGGCGGCATCGCCGCTGACCGTGCTCGAGGTGGCGCTCCACACGGCCGACCCGGGTGAAGCCGGCCTACAGAACACGTCGGAAGCCACCTATACCGGCTATGCGCGGGTGCCGGTTGCTCGAACCGCCGGCGGATGGACCGTGACCAACAACGTCGTATCCCCGGTAGCGA is a genomic window of Mesorhizobium huakuii containing:
- a CDS encoding phage tail fiber protein, whose translation is MSLGNTFENDLAKLIFNATPIANLADNAAASPLTVLEVALHTADPGEAGLQNTSEATYTGYARVPVARTAGGWTVTNNVVSPVANIDFPAGTAGAGTVTHFSVGTAHTSTGKLMVSGTVTPNIITGAGVTPRLNTATTITFD